ATACTTTCTTTATACTGACAAAGGACAGTGCTAAATTGTACACATGTGCCACAAATCGGTCTCACTGATCGAGGATCATCATGATAATTGATTGAATGTCAAGGTGAAGGTGTCAGTATTTGTGCGGCTACGAAATGGGTCCTTGGGGACCCTCCCTTTCTTCCTTTGGTGCTTTGGCCAACTGGTTGAGGCTCTGTGGCTGTTGCTGGAGTGGTCGCAGACGTCGATTAAGAGCATAAAGTTCGATGGAATCTAGGTCTGGAAACCGAGGGCCGATGGCAGTATGAGATTTTGTGGTTCTGCTTGCCGTTTGAGGTTGGCCATTGTCATGTTAGGGATGACTCGCACTGGTCGAATAGGACACGTTCAGGGATTCCTATTCTTTGGGACTGAAATCCATTGCAATCCTAGTACTGCTGTAAACTGCCATGACTATAGAGGTAATTGCCGACAACCACGTAGGAGTCTGCCTTTCACGTGATGGACCGGATCGGTAGAGGTCACGTTTTCATCTGGGGAGGTTTGCGTCTTATCAGATGTTAATTATTCTTTTCTACATCGGTGTCTTATTATTCAGAGTATGTCATTGATGTATTTAGAAGTGCGAACGCGGCACAGGGACTACATATGTTACCCTTTAAGTAGAGCAATTCAGTAATGGCGGATACCATTACAGCAGTTATTATGGAGCTCGATATGACACATTGACAGGTTTCATCACATCACGGTATCACGGATGTGTTTGAATCACTAGCATGTATCTATGGGACAGTGTTTGCTGAGATCCAGCTTCAGGTTTATCAGCCTCAAACATTTTCAGTGTAAGTATTGTTAGTATGTTAGTGTTTCACTTAAGTGTTAGTTGCAAATGAAAATTAATGTAATGTCTTTCCGCCTGTACCGTGCAGAAGATTTAATGTGAGCACTGTTACGTGATGGAAAATTAGAACCTTGGTGCTGGAGGGTGTGTTTAGTGAGTGATGTCCTTCATTAAAGAAGATAATAATATCTTCTAATATGTCCGCGCATGATGCAAATGAACATGAATGAGGAAGTTCACCGAATTCAATCAGCGGTAGGGTACAGTAATATAAACAGCCATTGATCAGGTAGCAGAACATTGATTTCTTTGAACGAATCATCTATCCACTATAGACTTGTTACGGCCGTTCCAATTATTGACTCTGATGATTTCAATAGGTTGGGTTTCTTAATGCATAAACGGTACTCTAAATCAGACTTTAATGATATTTTCTTCAGCCCTATTTAGATGACTACGAGACACATCACCTGCAAATATATTCCAACATGGTGTGTCTTACCATCAGTCCAAAGGTGGCACTGGTTGACGAGAAGATATCCATCACAGTCAGTAATCTTCGTCCACTTCAGCGAGTGACCGTACAGGTGTGGGTAGAAGAAGGAAAGGCTGTATTCAGCTCCTGTGGACATTTCCTTGCGGACCAACAAGGACAAGCTGATATTGATCAACATGCTTCTCTGGGCGGAACTTACAGAGGTGAGTTCTGTCTGATGGACTTTATCAGTTTGCTGTAAAACAGACACTCTAAAAGTATAGTCATCCGCATGTCACATTAATTCATTTATCATACATGTTTTTATGCCGGTATGACATATATTGTCGATTTTCAATTATATATGTATCATCCGAAATCATTCTTCATGAGTTATCAGTAAAAGAATGAATTTATCTGAAAACAAAAGTGCCATTTGGCTTCTTGAGCAGGGACCCCAGTGAGTTCatagtattgtgacgtcatcattaaCTGACGGTGCTATAGTATTATGACAATTTTTGCGATATCTACAATGTACCATCTATAACTGTACGTCTGTGCACTCCCAAATTATCGGAAATAACTGTTTATTCAAACTGCCACATATTCCAAATATACGTATTAAATGCAAACGTATGTATTAAATATTGTAAACCTGTAGGTCTAAGGATGTTTGGAATGCTACATAATTCAGTAACGTATAAAGACAGAGAACATTCATAGTCATTGAAGATTACAGCATCTGTGGGGAGAGTCACTAATCATACCGACATGTTCTTGTAATCACATTTTGGTAGATTGGATGGGTGTGCAACTGCAAATATTTACACGACACTGACacagttgaaaggtatttgacCGCGACATGAAAGACCACAATGGTACTCCTTCCACCAAAAACAAGCAATATGAACGAAAACATTATTATATCTTAGCTGAACTGTAaaaattcagaaaattgtgCCTTGCTCAGGCACATTCTCTTCAAGGGGAATCAAAATGAAGCTGCCTGATCTTAAAACTAAGAAGTCCCACTTCCCCCCTTATCTCTCTCCATGCAGGTGTTGACAGCATGGGACTGTTCTGGAGTCTAAAGTCTGTACCAGGGATATCGAAAGACCCATGTCTCAGAAAGGTAGATGTTACTACACCTCTGGTTTTCAGACTGTGTGTTATAGATGACCACATTCTTTGGAATAACCTCCAGTTGCCCACGACAGTAGTACTTGTAACAGACACGTTGCAGCGCTGGTACAAACACAGTTCTGTAAGGAGGATTGAAGTGCGTGAAGGCTCCATCAGAGGAACTCTCTTCTTGCCTATGGGTAAGATTGTAACGTCATTTCAGGGATGATGTAAAGTAGTAACGAAGCATAAGTGCGTGAATATTgctcacacaccaccatcagtTGCCCAGCTATTCTCGACGGGAAACATCAGCTATGAATTCCATCGTCTAGATATAAAAAGCAGTACTAAAATGGATGGTCAAGGACAATTCAAATATTAGCCATATatcacaaataaaacaaacaatactgCATTTGTACTGAAAGCATATCTTTTTTAATAGAGAACCAAATTATTTAGAAAAAGCTGATTTCAGTTTTCGTTACAATTATCTGTCGACAAAGTGCGGTAAAACAATTACAATATAACACGTACCGATTTAAAACTAACATGTAGCTATACAATAATATTGCTACTGAAGAAATGAACAACCCCCAACACATTTTGGTGACCATCCCGGCAATACTTTAACAGTACCTCAACCTGTGAAGTAAAGTAAAATTTGTcagtaaatatattaatatgttTTGAACATGAACTTGAATTGCACCTGGTAACACGCCGCAAACTTCCTGTCATTAAATGTTTACAGGTGAAGGACAATTCCCAGGAGTGCTCGACATGTTCGGTTCAGTGGGAGGTCTGATAGAGTTCCGTTCTGCATTATTGGCTTCTAGAGGCTTTGCTTCCTTCGGTCTTGCCTACTTAAGATATGATGATTTGCCAAGTTCAGTGGCTGACATTGACTTTGATTACTTTCTTGTAAGTTGTTTGACGTTCACTATACAGAATCAATGCACCGTGAAAGCCAATCCTACACCTAAATAGTAATAATAAGTTCATATGTATAGCGCCCTGTATCCAGTCACCAAGTGGTTGCTAATGGGGCTGacgcatatacatgtacatacatacaacaggAGTTCATTTAGAGATCATGAGGCACCTTGAACAGGAACGTTTTTACGTTAGACTGGATGCTGGTCATATAATGCGGATTCATGCAGATTGCCCCGGAGGACAGATAACAAGTAAGAAAAACGTCGATGTCCATATGTCTTGAGGTGTGCACTTGTCACGATGATCAGCGCTTGATTGGCTTATCTCAGAGTCCTTGTTGGAAAGTACTGTCTGATAATACTAGAGAGATATGATAGGGGTGCATTACTAAGGCATCTGTAAGTCACACTAAGTTTGTTTTATtctccgccgccatatagctggaatattgctgagtgcggcgtaaaactaaactaaactcactcttttaTTCTATCCTATCTGGGAGTGGTAACCAGTAACGAGGCATGAGAATAGGGGAGATGTAGCTGTGCTTTGTGGTTCTGCAGATCAATCTGGCAGGTGCATTTTGGACTTCTTGCAACCTGGACAACAGGTCTTGGTTAATGTTCCCAAGGTAACTGTCATCTGGTCCAAGCGGGCCAACACCATGAATCTAACAAAATAGTATGTTGCGTCAGTTGTTAATAGTTGTTTTACTCCAGGGACCACGCAGATTTGTGATTCACCTCTCTTAAGTAAATTTACACTCAGCTTTGCTTCTGGTGACTGGAGAAGAACCTGTGAGAATGTCTTTTTTTTATCGTTTGAGTTTACTTACGGTCACCCATGCCTTCAGATTGCCTGCACACACTTCAACTTCTGCAACTTGTGATTTtgcattgtgagtgagtgagtttaggtttacgccacaatcagcaatattccagttggtctgtaaataatcgagtctggaagaGACAGCcgagtgattaacagcatggacatcgatctgcacaattgggaaatgagcctgaccacctgttagtcgcctcaagcatagtcgctttttatggcaagcatgggttgctgaaggcctattgtataccggaccttcatgggtccattGACATTATGTTTCCTAACATTTGAGTATCATCAGTAACAATGATCTAAGATGTTATGCCGAGTAATAAGGTCCCCAAAACTGCTAATTTAGAGAGTGAAAATCATTGGTCCCAACATGAAACCATGCGGGACACCTCATGAAAGGTTACATGTATGGGATCTAATATTTTGGATCAGCACGAACAGAGATCGTTCAGATTGGTATAAGGGAAATCATCTTAAAACAGAGATGCCTCATCCGGAACGGTTTTTGTTAACAGCCAAGAAGCAGTGATCTGTCGTATCAGACACTGCTCAGAGTCTACCGCTGTAAGTACATTATCCACTACATTGAGTAAAGTTGTTTCAATGCTGTGGCTGCTCCGATATGCAGACTGGAATTCATCGTATAGAATGTTTTTGTAAAGGAGCAATAAGGGGGGTCTTCCCAGCAGTTTTCAGCACTTTGGAGACAAAGTACAGATTCGAGACGATGTCAAGGCTTCGTCAATAATGGCAGTATCTTGTGCGGGTATTCTGGAACCAAGCTCAGATTTACGAAGGAGAATATCAACTAACTGAAGCATGGATCTGGTAGGGAACAGATCCATCACATAGAAGATAGCCATCTTTACATAGTATGGACGAaatgttcatgttattttagCATTGTGTGTTGCTCCCTTAACTCTTCATGTTCTAAATTTTCAAAGTGAATCCTTAGACACATAAATTGAAGGAAGATGCATAGATCAAATGCCATGTTGTGTTTAGTGTGTTGTAGAGTGGCTGGCTTTTCATCCCTCTGTCCAGCCTGGTGGTATAGCAGTGATCGGTACGTCCAAGGGAGGAGAGCTGGCCTTCCTGCTTGGCATGTCAACTAATCTGGTGAATGTGATTTTACAATCTACAAATGATTTATCAAATAACAGCACATCGAGGTGAATTATTAAATTGGTCTTGTCCATATTTATACtcatgaaaagaaatacaggagcacttgaaaatacaaacgttcctttatttatttcacgCACAGTACAAGAAAAGTACACAGTGAAGAAATCTGGGGAAGGATAAAAGAgcacttgtcctttcatgtgttcccttatttgtttccatgagtatatgtgtgtattcatgtattttcTTCCAACTAtcataggcacccgtggcgagccacctcctcgtggtgggtgctgggtaacgctaagtgctcgccaaccccccgttgtggacccgggggcatatttggtccaccaacctgttggccgtgggttgcggccctgtgtcggtggaggaggggatcctggtggttgagggcaataggggcttgcaaccgtgttcctgttgctcaacacaccactttggccctgactttacctagacgggtggtcgaatgggcccggttcgaccaatcggctggtcacgccaagccctgtgcatagtacTTATTTTTGCACACTTTTGACTTTTCAAAAATTATTGTGTGGTCTTGGCTATTTCATATTTGCTAAAAGTCTTGTTTTTacaatttgcctagagtcctatgccagaaggcggtggctcatgggccaatctggtgggatCTATCCTTTTAGGCattttcctgcttgagtatactctccttgtatccttggtgccgtctgACGGAGATCCACAGACaaaaggcatcgtccttgttgacactccatggtgggtggggagctaggagagTGAATCCAACTTAATACAAtcatggcacccccacttaaAAAACGTTCGCATGAATCAGATGATTCATTCTCGTCAGAGGACGAAGATACTACAGCTGTCTCAAATCCTGCAAGTTGGTCTCGCTTTCTTGTCATGTCTGATCCAAATGATGGTCCTCTtaaattgaatccttttgctATTGCGAAAGGCATAGAAGGTCTGGCTGGTGAAGTCAAAGAAGTTAAAAAATTACGATCAGGATCTCTCCTTATtgaatgtaagaaacaaattcagtcacaaattctgctTTCAACTAAATCTCTGGCCAATGTTCCCGTGAAGGTGTCGTCTCACAGGACACTCAACAATAGCAAAGGCATCGTCCGTGATACTGGACGCTGCCTATCTGACATGACTGAAACAGACATTGTTTCCGAGTTACACTCTCAAGGAGTCACTGCTGTCAAACGATTTACATTCAAAAGAGAAAATGAAATTGTAAAAAGCAATACGTACTTGTTTACTTTCTGTCTTCCATCCCGCCCAAGCTCACTTAAAGCTGGTTATTGTCAACTAAGGGTAGATGCCTACATTCCAAATCCCCTAAGATGTTAcaattgccaaaagtatggcCATGGTTCCAACTCTTGCCGTAATCCAGCTGCCTGCAACCGATGTGGAGGGAAATGTGAAGACAGTACACTGTGCAATAACCCGTGTGCTTGCGTCAATTGTTCTGGGAGTCATCCCTCGTCTTCCAGAGAATGCCCGTCATGGAAATTCCAATCAAAAATTTCTCGTGTCAAACACGAACGAAATATCACCTTTTCTGAGGCTAAGAAATACGTCATTGCTCAGGAACCTACCGGCCTATCTTATGCTGCCGCAACTGCTTCTCCTGTGGCTTCTGCTACAACTCCAAGACCTCTTCCATGTAAATCGGTAGCTTGCCAGACCGAATACACTTGGGCAAAATCTTCAGCTCCAACCTTGATCCCTACCGCAAATAAAGAGAATTGTACACAAACATCCAGTTCACAAACCCTAAATCAGTCTATGCCATCTAGCGATAAGGATTCGTCCTCTTCTCAAAATACGACCTCATCtcaaaaatcaaaatcagagaAAAATGAGACACAACTTGAAAAAATCAAATCCAAAACTAGAGCTGAAACAAATAGAAAGAATCAAAGTGGTAGAACGCCGAAAGGGGCCAATAATCAGGTCCAAATATTTAACAAATTTggatcactcgaagacatggatATGTCCGACCACAACCATggaagggcacatagcttgtctccAGCCAGGAAGGTGAGGGGTCGATCTCCTGTTCATCCCCCATAGAGATTGTTTCTTCACCTCtaatacaatggaactgtagaggactcaGGACAAATTTAAACGATTTACAtctgttagtccaagattttaaaccgtcagcattctgtttacaagagacatatctcaagcaGACTGATCTTTTCGAATTACGTCAATATAatgcttatcattgtttttctcctccgggtggaaaagccactggaggatcttcaatccttgttcgGAATGATGTAATCCACAGTCCTGTTCTACTTAAAACAAGTCTCCAGGCCGTTGCAGTAAgacttactttgcatgttgcagTTACTCTTTGCTCTTTGTATGTTTCGCCTTCCTCATCCGTTCagcaaactgatcttcaggctctgtaTGATGAACTCCCTaagccctgtataatcatgggtgatttaaatggacacaatccactctggggcagtcgtaatacaaacactaaaggtaaattactggaggaattcatttcaaataatgatctatgcatttataatgacggttcaaatacgtatttacaccctggcactgGAACATATTCATCTCTTGATTTGTCTTTTACTGACTCCAGCctattgaatgaatttgaatggtcagtccatgacgacctttgtggaagtgaccatttcccaacaatgctaaagcctgtgaatccatctgacgttccgccatcatcaagatggaatttttatAAGGTTAACTGGCCTCTGTATGAAATTCAATGCGCTGaacaacttaaacctgaactttttaatgatattcctgatgccattaaatgtttctcagataaGCTAAATACCATAGCTGACGAatgtatccctaagtcctcttcaattcctcacatacgaaaaccatggtttacagataaatgcaaacaggctaggaaggcacggaagaaagccgaacattatttccgtcgccatcctatggtccacaatttagataaatttaaaattttgaacgcCAAAGCTCGACGTGCTTTCAAGCAGagtaaacgccactcttggcAAACCTATGTCTCAaaaattaattcgcgcacgccgatatcaaaggtgtggaatatgatccagaaaatcaagggtaagggatcGAAAGCTAGCGTCAGtcatctgaaagatgggaaccaattattgactagtaaatcagatattgcaaataaacttggtgaaacgttggccaaacactcttcctcatctaattatgtacctgaattccaaaaatatcaaaaacagcaggaaaggacacctattaatttcaattcagataatggagaagactacaatgaaacattttcgatacatgaacttcacactgctcttgatcaggctcacgatactgcttctggagctgatggtatacattatcaactcctgaaacacttgccagactcatgtttagagacactattatatatttttgataacatttggacaagtggaaaattcccttcctcgtggcgtgatgctattattgttcccatccctaaacctggacgtgatcatacggatccttctaattataggcccatttcactaactagctgtgtttgcaagaccatggaacgcatgataaataatcgacttgtttggtacttggaaaccaataacctcataacagatatacaatgcggtttccgtaaaaacagaagtactgtcgatcacttagtgcgtttagaatcttttgttaaaaatgccataattaataaacaacatgcagtgtcaatctttttcgatttagaaaaagcgtatgacacgacatggaaacatggaattttaaaagatttacatgactttggattacgaggtcgtttacctcaatttatatctaactttttaaatgacagaaaatttcaggtccgagtgggttcaaccctgtctgatcattacaatcaggatcagggtgtcccacaaggcagtattttgtctgtcacactgtttagcattaagattaacagtttatccaaggttttaaacgattccatcgatggatcgcttttcgtggatgattttaatatttcttgccgcggtaaaaatatgcatactattgaacggcaactgcagttgtgtttaaacaaaataaataaatggtgtctcgaaaatggatttaaattttctcagtcaaaaactaattgtctacacttctgtagaaaatataagccacataaggacccagaactctttttaaatggcactcccattaaagtggtcaaggaggccaagttcttgggtataattttcgactcccatttaacttttcttccacacattaaatatctaaaaaataaatgcttgaaggctctggatttactaaaagttgtttccaattcaaaatggggaggggatcaagctaccctccttcacctatatagatcactggtccgctcaaagcttgattatgggtccatcgtatatgggggagcctgtaaaagcagcttAAGACTActggattctgtccaccaccaaggtcttagactttgtctcggatccttcagaacttctcctgtggacagtctttacgtcgaagcagatgaaccatctctttcacaacgccgtatgAAATTATccgtacaatatattacaaaactttttttctaacaagtctaaccctgcctttaactgtgtctttaatcccctcTATGGGGATTTATATACTAAgaaatcttcccttgttccacctcttgggcatagagttaaaccattcctttctgatgctggcattgagctggagatTATACATCCTTCGCgtttactttcttctcctccttggcaactagtgCGGCCAAAAGTTGATTTGACTCTTACACAgtttaagaagtcagaaactaatcaattacaatataaacaagaatataatcaattaaaacataaatatagcaattacaaacccatatttaccgatgggtccaaggacgatggcgcagtagcttgtgccactgtcattggatccagaacactATCTgctagattaccagattgcagctccattttcacagctgaagcaaacgccatactaatggctcttaaatatgttcaaagacaccccaagcataaacagtatgtaatctattcggactctctttcttgccttcaggctattaaaaatatttcttgcaaacatccactttcaattgaaattattgaattgcataatgatcttgctactggccaatacgacatcgtcttctgttggttacccagccacgtgggcatttctggtaacacaatggccgatgtagctgctaaagcagcactcaacaaatctgtgacaccacttcttattccttacagcgattaca
The window above is part of the Haliotis asinina isolate JCU_RB_2024 chromosome 1, JCU_Hal_asi_v2, whole genome shotgun sequence genome. Proteins encoded here:
- the LOC137298189 gene encoding acyl-coenzyme A thioesterase 1-like, whose translation is MVCLTISPKVALVDEKISITVSNLRPLQRVTVQVWVEEGKAVFSSCGHFLADQQGQADIDQHASLGGTYRGVDSMGLFWSLKSVPGISKDPCLRKVDVTTPLVFRLCVIDDHILWNNLQLPTTVVLVTDTLQRWYKHSSVRRIEVREGSIRGTLFLPMGEGQFPGVLDMFGSVGGLIEFRSALLASRGFASFGLAYLRYDDLPSSVADIDFDYFLCVVEWLAFHPSVQPGGIAVIGTSKGGELAFLLGMSTNLVKALVNIGGAPVYGLDDLKRCGQPFWKGFKMNESKLIYTDEGVYLKDAACYDSEIIPAWTNNAKILYLCGEDDGVWRTDFANALIEACPEEKRKNIELIIYPGTGHLFEPPYMPVSRAIFHKMLGSTLVMGGQPEAHAAAQVDAWKRLLHFLHTHLPKEQHSSSRL